The following coding sequences lie in one Arabidopsis thaliana chromosome 3, partial sequence genomic window:
- a CDS encoding transcription elongation factor (TFIIS) family protein (BEST Arabidopsis thaliana protein match is: Transcription elongation factor (TFIIS) family protein (TAIR:AT5G51360.1); Has 4 Blast hits to 4 proteins in 2 species: Archae - 0; Bacteria - 0; Metazoa - 0; Fungi - 0; Plants - 4; Viruses - 0; Other Eukaryotes - 0 (source: NCBI BLink).), translated as MDFSDDLPPPCVNDHVKRRSKKGRTIRTKHLEELISTAIRAAHVARDKGFYIVSPEAIQCVEILRHMRTLPLNARLISKTDGLRVLLFLSKNGLSLTPSLITGKVSSKEKFTNGREEIIHEDYVRRFTSSMDEYRLEIHEDFIINRRV; from the exons ATGGATTTTTCTGATGATCTCCCACCACCATGTGTGAACGATCatgtgaagagaagaagcaagaaaggAAGAACGATAAGAACGAAGCATCTTGAAGAACTAATTAGCACCGCCATAAGAGCCGCTCATGTTGCAAGAGACAAAGGGTTTTACATAGTCTCTCCGGAAGCCATACAATGCGTTGAGATCCTTAGACATATGCGAACCTTACCTCTCAACGCTCGTCTTATTAGCAAAACCGACGGTTTACGcgttcttctctttctctctaagaACG GTCTGAGTCTAACGCCGTCATTGATCACTGGAAAAGTATCCTCCAAAGAAAAGTTCACTAacggaagagaagagatcatTCACGAGGACTACGTACGAAGGTTTACATCATCAATGGACGAGTATAGACTAGAGATTCACGAGGATTTCATCATCAACCGGAGAGTatag